From the genome of Prionailurus bengalensis isolate Pbe53 chromosome D1, Fcat_Pben_1.1_paternal_pri, whole genome shotgun sequence:
GCAGCAAGCCTGGTCCCATCTAAATTGTGCTTCCTGAGGTCAGCTTCTTCAAACATGAACCTCTGGTGCTGGATCCCCTCAGCTGCTAAGGAGCACAGACCCCTCAGGACCCTGTGCCGGGTAAGCTCAGAGCCGCCTCCATTGTCACTGGGCGGCAGGAAGGTAGAGACATAGGCCATGAAGATGTCTGTGTCATTACTGGGAGTCTCTGAgatctccctgcccttctccatctgccccttcaACCAGGAGCAGACCACCCAACAGATGCCTGGAATCTGACATGATTTGTAGAGAACATCATTCCCTTGTACAATGTCAAAGGCATTTCTGGCTTGCTCCTCATCCGTGAAATAGGAGCTGAAATACCTCCTCCTCTCATCCTCAGAAAAGCCTAGGATGTGAATATGATGCGACTGTTTCAGCAAGGGCTTCAGATTCGGCAAAGCCAGGGGCCGGGTGGTGATAAGAAGTGAAGACGTGGAAAGCACCTCTCTCCTAATTAGAGAGTGCAGGATTTCCCCCATAGAGCTCGGACTCAGCCTCTTCAAGCCCTTTGCAAAGGGCCTCTGCAGCTCATCAAAGCCGTCCAGGATGAACAGCAGCCGCTCTGGCTCCCTCAACATCTCGTCCACAGGTGCCTGGTTGTCCCCACAACACCAGAAGAGGAGCTGGTGTAGTCTGCCCTCCTGCAACAGGACCACTTCTCTGCAGCTGACATAAAAGACATAATCAAACTGGCCTTGGTAAAGGGTGCCAGTGGCCCAGTCCAGCACCATTTTTCTGGCCAGTGTTGTCTTTCCAGTGCCAGCAGACCCCTGTAGTACCACTGTGGGCGGGGCTTGGTAAGGCCTTTCTCCTGGATCAAACAGAGCCTGCAGCGACACAGAGTCCAGCTCTTGCTCCAGAACGGGGAGGGCAGACGATTCTGGGCTCTCCGGGCTAGGCCTGGCCACGAGGAGCAGCTGGCTGTGGCTGCCGCAGGGTCCCCCCTCTTGCCTCTCCTCCAGGCCGCGCACATGCTCTCGGTATATTTCTCTGTAATCTGAGCCAGACACATGGGGTGTTAGCGGGTGACATGGAGATAAAGAAGGACCAAGAGGGCCGTTCACACTCTAGATCCTGATCTCTAGTTTCATTTTGTATGCTAACCTCTATCTTCCTGAAGTTTATACTTCCAGCCACAAGGAGAGTGACTGCTacagatgtgtatgtgtgtgtacctgCACACATTTACATGCCTGGTGTGCATGTGTACACCCATATGAGTGTGCAAgggtgtgttttgtgtgtgtgggtatcTGTGGGGTATGAGTGACTGTATCCACACATGCCCATGAGAGTATGCCTATGAAagcttatgtattttttaatgtttacttatttttgagacagagagagcacgagcagggtaggggcagagagagagggagacacagaatctgaagcaggctccaggctctgagcccgatgtggggcttgaacccacgaactgtgagatcatgacctgagctgaagttggatgcataactgactgagccacccaggcaccccaaaagcttGTGTATTTTTGTGTGAAGAAGGCATGTCAGTGTGCATCTGCAAGTAGGTGTTTGTaagaatatgtatatgtgtaaaaGTCTCTGTGTATGTGACTGAGTGTTCCAATGAAACATCCTCATTTCAAATGGTGAagacagggccacctgggtggctcagtttgttaagcatctgactcttgacttggctcaggtcatgatctcacgatttgtgggactgagccctgtgtgggctctgtactgacagtgcggagcctgcttggggttctctgcctccccttgttctctctctctctatctctctctctctctctctctctctcaaaataaataaataaactttaaaaaaacaattaaaaacttttttaaggggcgcctgggtggcgcagtcggttaagcatccaacttcagccaggtcacgatctcgcggtccgtgagttcaagccccgcgtcaggctctgggctgatggctcagagtctggagcctgtttccgattctgtgtctccctctctctctgcccctcccccgttcatgctctgtctctctctgtcccaaaaataaatacatgttgaaaaaaaaatttaaaaaaaacttttttaaaattgaaatgataaggacagagaggggagaaagggaagggaagctggAAGATAGTGAAATAATAGAAACCTATTTTTGGTAATTAAACCAGGTGCTCAAGATAAACCAGCTTCTGAGCAGAAGCCATGACTTTGTGCCAGAAGAGGTCTCAGGTGTGAAAGGGGTCTATGGGTGGAGCACAGGCACCACCACCCCAGCACCCCATGAGAAGGGACAGGAGAACTTCTGGTCTCCATGCCCATCCTGCACTCTAGGGCGGCATCAATCCATCAGTTCCTTGAGAGAGAAGGACTCAGAAGCAGACTGTCCTCTGTGGGAAATAGCCTGAGCTGCCTGCTAGGACAGCAGCTAAGGCAAGGTCAGACCCCCACCACCTGATGCCATTTCTGCTGCTTAGCGGAATCCCCTTCACCAACATCTTCCCCAATCTCTAagtccttctctcctcttcttttctgtgGCACTACGactggaggcaggaggtgggggcatTATGGCCACAAGATAATAGTAATCTTTCTGTAAATAAATCCCCACCCTTGGCTCAGGCTGTCAGAGCCTTGGGCTGGAGACCACCAGGACCCTGGGCACTGGTGCTCCTAGACATGGACAGAGGGCAAGAGTAAGAGACAGCATAAATCACAGGCTGTGGGAGTCTCTGGAAATGTCATGGGGGTATCATTCCCATGATACATTGCTTACATACATAGTCCTGGGGCTACCCTGACCTCCTGTCATCCCCTCCTGCACTCACCATTCAGACAGATGTGGCTGAGCTGGTCCACTAGTTCCAACAGGTTCATGACCTTCAGGATCCTGAGCACCACCTTTGCGGCCTCCTGTGCTCCATACAGGGAAATCAGCAAATAAGCCAGGTCCACCCGGCTCAGGTCCTCCAGCTCCCCCCGAGCCAGCTGCGGCTGCCTCTCAAGCAGGCTTCTGTCCCGTAAGTGGAACTTGAATAGCTTGAAGCTTTTCTCCTCAAGGTCACTCAAAACCCAGATCAATGCCTCTCGGGGGCTGTGGGCCAGGGCCATGGTGTAGGGGGGAAGGGTCTAGTTGAGACCGGTGACCTGgagaagcaagggagaggggaagagaggtgaGCACTGAGGGAAAAGCAGTCTGCAGGCACCTCAGCCACTCTCCTTTCTGGGTGTTTAGCAAGCTGCTGAGCCCAggccaaggagagaggagagagagacgtGTTCAAAATTCCAAGAAAAGCGAGTAGGTGGGACAGCAGGGAATTTTCTTACTCATTCCTGGCTGTGCCTCTTTGTCAGCTGACGTGTGTCTGTGCCAGCaaataggaaggaagggatgTGGGTGTATAGGTtctatctctccatctctccctccgcccccgttctccctctcacacacactgTCAGGTCCTAAATGCCTATTTAAGACAGTTgggttaaaaatatatacttctttaaGTTTTCAAAGTGAGCCCTTCCCTGACTTTGTGAACCTATCCAGAGTGGAAGCATACTGGCTAGGACTGCTGAGGAGTCCTGGCAAGAAGGTAGAAACTCTATATCATCAACCCATTGGCTTCGCAATCAGCCTCATGGACTCAAGCACACACAGGATTTCAAAGCTGGAAGTTTTCTAATTCAGATAAGGAGACAAgttcaaataataaaagaacagtCACTTTGAGGGCTCACTTTGTGCcccatgatttcttttctttttttaaaatttattgtcaagttagctaacatatagtgtatacagtgtgcccttggttttgggggtagattcccatgatacattgcttacatacaacacccagtgctcatcccaacaagtgcccgcctcaatgcccatcatccatttccccctcccccacccccccaccaaccctcagtttgttatccatattcaagagtctcttatggtttgcctccctctttgtttgaaactatttttccccttcccttctcccatggtcctCCATTAAGTtgctcaagttccacatatgagtgaaaacatatgatatctggttttcttttatttatttcacttagcataatacccttcagttccatccacattgttgcaaatggcaagatttcattcttcctcattgccaagtagtattccattgtatatataaaccacatcttctttatctattcatcagttgatggacacttgggctctttctataatttggctattgttgaaagtgctgctataaacattggggtacatgtgcccctatgaatcagcactcccgtatcctttggataaattcctagtatcACTATTGcggggtcataaggtagttctatttttaattttttgagaaacctccacactattttccagagtggctgtaccagtttccattcccaccaacagtgcaagagggttcctatttctcca
Proteins encoded in this window:
- the NLRP10 gene encoding NACHT, LRR and PYD domains-containing protein 10, with amino-acid sequence MALAHSPREALIWVLSDLEEKSFKLFKFHLRDRSLLERQPQLARGELEDLSRVDLAYLLISLYGAQEAAKVVLRILKVMNLLELVDQLSHICLNDYREIYREHVRGLEERQEGGPCGSHSQLLLVARPSPESPESSALPVLEQELDSVSLQALFDPGERPYQAPPTVVLQGSAGTGKTTLARKMVLDWATGTLYQGQFDYVFYVSCREVVLLQEGRLHQLLFWCCGDNQAPVDEMLREPERLLFILDGFDELQRPFAKGLKRLSPSSMGEILHSLIRREVLSTSSLLITTRPLALPNLKPLLKQSHHIHILGFSEDERRRYFSSYFTDEEQARNAFDIVQGNDVLYKSCQIPGICWVVCSWLKGQMEKGREISETPSNDTDIFMAYVSTFLPPSDNGGGSELTRHRVLRGLCSLAAEGIQHQRFMFEEADLRKHNLDGTRLAAFLSSMDYQEGFDIKKFYTFRHISFQEFFYAMSYLVKEDQSQLGKESHRKVNSLLDEEGQAGNEEMTLSTRFLLDISRKETSSNFELKFSLKISPSVQQDLKHFKEKLESIKCNRAWDLELSLYKSKIKNLVKGVQMSDVSFKMEHSNKKKSHGKNSFSVKTSLSNGWKEKQKCPCDNNIAKAQEKSSNGKGREAEE